The following DNA comes from Enterobacter sp. SA187.
TCTGGATCCGGCGTTCGCACCGGGCACCGGCACGCCGGTCATTGGCGGGCTGACCTCCGATCGCGCCATTAAACTGGTGCGCGGCCTGAAAGATCTGAATATCGTGGGTATGGACGTGGTGGAAGTAGCACCGGCTTACGATCAGTCTGAGATCACGGCGCTGGCCGCCGCGACGCTGGCACTGGAAATGCTGTATATCCAGGCCGCCAAGAAAGGCGAGTAATCGGGCTATTTTACTCGCCATTATGGGCCAGGGCAGTGCTCGCCATCCTCACGTACCAGGTGTACGCTCCGGTGGCTGCGCGCTGGCCTGACCCAGACTGGCTTCGCCAATTACGCCCGAACAGATTTATTTGATGCCGTCTGCCGCCATGCGATCACGAATATGCTGCGCACGCGCTTCGGACGCCGGATGGTCGTCAAACATTGAACTTTGACGGCCTGCTTCCAGTTTAGAGAGCTTCTCAAAGCTGGTTGCCAGACCGGCCGGGCTGATGCCGCGTTTGCGCAACAGATCGTAAGAGTAGTCATCCGCTTCGGATTCCTGGCGTTGCGAGAACTGGGAATTGACCAGTTTTTCACCCAGATCGCCAAGCTGCGACTGCGACAGACTACCCACTACGCCACCGGCAGACGCCGCCGCCACGCGCACCGCGTTGGTACCCAGCGCCACCTGCATGCCGCGCTTCACATGACCAAGCGCCACGTGACCCATTTCATGGCCGATCACCGCTTCCACTTCGTTGTCGTTCATCATATCCATCAGGCCGCTGTATACGCGGATGCAGCCGTTCGCCATCGCAAAGGCGTTCACATCTTTCGTCTCATAGACCTTGTAGTTCACGGCCTGGCCGTTGATGTTGTCGCCCAGCGCGTTGGCGATTTTCGCCAGACGCTGGCTGTAAGCGCTGCTGGCCGGGGAGATCGTCGCTT
Coding sequences within:
- a CDS encoding M48 family metallopeptidase yields the protein MKIRTALLALGVATALTGCQNMDSNGLMSSGAEAFQAYSLSDQQVIALSDEACKEMDSKATISPASSAYSQRLAKIANALGDNINGQAVNYKVYETKDVNAFAMANGCIRVYSGLMDMMNDNEVEAVIGHEMGHVALGHVKRGMQVALGTNAVRVAAASAGGVVGSLSQSQLGDLGEKLVNSQFSQRQESEADDYSYDLLRKRGISPAGLATSFEKLSKLEAGRQSSMFDDHPASEARAQHIRDRMAADGIK